A section of the Acidobacterium capsulatum ATCC 51196 genome encodes:
- a CDS encoding glycosyl hydrolase — MHRSQLVVAAAAMLFIPVFAHAQSPATASASTPATLRSGFSTPPESARPRVWWHWMNGNISRQGIRLDLQWMHSIGLGGVTTIDASLSTPQVVKQRVVYMTPAWRSDFLYATRLLEQFDMKESIDSSPGWSETGGPWVRPSQGMKKYVWSTIVVQGGRRFDQKLPHPPSETGAFQDETIHDVLGSSSGDRTIPHYYEDSVVVAYRIPADDVPLASLHPQITASGGHPDYALLTDGNLTRTTSLAIPPQGQDAWIRYAFSHPVTIRAITLVTQNPDRIVSMIYGIAAPKKVLEASDNGQTWRTVARLDTGDSPETTISFAPVTARYFRVTFHRGIAPPPPAWAKGVDPRSFGLKAETAPTGYKIAELVLHTGARVNHFEQKAAFVPTAGLDRFPTPAYASDAAVRPADVIDLTSKVKTDGTLDWTPPPGRWAILRFGYSLLGITNHPATIESTGLEVDKLNGNDVHQYMEAYLDSYKSAVGAANMGARGITSVTNDSWEAGSENWTGDMIQQFRKLRGYNPIPWMPVLTGVVVGSPAQSDRFLWDFRQTIGDLIATQHFGVIQKVLDQWHLTHYCESDESGRAFVADGMRVKKHCQVPMGAMWTQTLSTNNVQYNYNADDRESASVAHIYGQNLTAAESMTAAADPWAWSPATLKPTADQEFLNGINRFFIHESAHQPLLNKKPGLTLGPFGQWFNRNETWAGEASPWIRYLARNSYMLQQGRFAADILYYYGQDTNLTALYHDRSPNLPNGYDFDYADADALLHVLGVNAAGEITTPGKVTYRILGLNQNSRHMSLPVLEAIHRLVMQGATVAGPKPTSDPSLSDDQAQFHALADQLFGDGTGIHHLGKGTVYAGSTVAEALVAMQAAPDFDCIPTVPGANVKFIHRKLPDGDIYFLDNRSDAPATVEASFRVDGRIPALWHSDTGSIDSVSYTIANGRTTLPLHFAPWGTVFVVFRGHTTKHSWTAPARDTEQLATLHGPWKVNFPPDWGAPPSITLDTLASWSDNPDSGVKYFSGTGTYTRTLQAPASWFRHGAHIWINLGVVRNLAEVSVNGESLGIVWHTPYRLDATSALHPGSNTLTIRVTNAWANRIIGDQQPNAAKKYTFTDYHPYHANSPLQPSGLLGPVTVDSVTTR; from the coding sequence ATGCATCGCTCTCAGCTCGTCGTGGCCGCCGCCGCAATGTTGTTCATTCCTGTCTTTGCCCACGCGCAAAGCCCGGCCACTGCTTCCGCTAGTACACCCGCGACGCTCCGCTCCGGCTTCTCGACGCCGCCCGAGAGTGCCCGCCCGCGCGTCTGGTGGCATTGGATGAACGGCAACATATCCCGGCAGGGCATTCGTCTCGACCTTCAGTGGATGCACAGCATCGGCCTCGGCGGCGTCACCACCATCGATGCGTCGCTCTCCACTCCTCAGGTCGTCAAGCAGCGCGTCGTCTACATGACGCCCGCCTGGAGGAGCGACTTTCTTTATGCCACCCGGCTGCTCGAACAGTTCGACATGAAAGAGTCCATCGATAGTTCCCCTGGCTGGAGCGAGACTGGTGGCCCCTGGGTCAGGCCCTCCCAGGGAATGAAAAAGTATGTCTGGAGCACGATCGTCGTTCAAGGCGGTCGCCGATTCGACCAGAAGCTCCCGCATCCTCCGTCCGAAACCGGTGCCTTTCAGGACGAAACCATTCACGACGTCCTTGGCTCCAGCAGTGGCGACCGCACCATCCCCCATTACTATGAAGACTCTGTGGTGGTCGCCTACCGTATCCCAGCAGACGACGTGCCGCTTGCCTCTCTGCATCCGCAAATCACCGCCAGCGGCGGCCACCCAGACTATGCCCTGCTCACTGACGGAAATCTCACCCGGACGACCTCGCTCGCAATTCCTCCCCAGGGGCAGGACGCCTGGATCAGATATGCGTTTTCCCACCCCGTGACTATCCGCGCCATCACCCTCGTCACCCAGAATCCCGACCGCATCGTCTCCATGATCTACGGCATAGCGGCTCCGAAAAAGGTGCTCGAGGCCAGTGATAATGGTCAGACCTGGCGCACAGTAGCCCGACTCGATACGGGCGACTCCCCCGAGACCACCATCTCCTTTGCGCCGGTCACGGCCCGGTATTTCCGGGTGACCTTTCATCGCGGCATCGCCCCGCCGCCCCCGGCCTGGGCCAAGGGCGTGGATCCCAGATCCTTCGGGCTGAAAGCCGAAACGGCGCCTACCGGCTATAAAATCGCAGAACTGGTCCTGCACACTGGCGCCCGCGTCAATCATTTTGAGCAGAAGGCTGCATTCGTGCCCACTGCCGGCCTTGATCGTTTTCCCACGCCTGCCTACGCCTCCGACGCCGCGGTCAGACCTGCAGATGTGATCGACCTCACCTCAAAGGTCAAAACGGATGGCACGCTGGACTGGACGCCGCCGCCGGGGCGCTGGGCCATTCTCCGCTTCGGCTACAGCCTTCTGGGCATCACCAACCATCCCGCAACCATCGAGTCCACCGGACTCGAAGTCGACAAGCTCAACGGCAACGACGTTCACCAATACATGGAGGCCTATCTCGATAGCTACAAGAGCGCGGTCGGCGCCGCCAACATGGGCGCACGCGGCATCACCAGCGTCACCAATGACAGTTGGGAAGCCGGGTCGGAAAACTGGACCGGCGACATGATCCAGCAATTTCGTAAGCTTCGCGGTTACAATCCCATTCCCTGGATGCCCGTGCTGACCGGCGTTGTGGTCGGCAGCCCCGCACAAAGCGACCGCTTCCTCTGGGACTTCCGCCAGACCATAGGCGACCTCATTGCCACCCAGCATTTCGGCGTCATTCAAAAGGTGCTCGATCAGTGGCATCTTACCCATTACTGCGAATCCGATGAAAGCGGTCGCGCCTTTGTCGCCGACGGCATGCGCGTCAAAAAACACTGCCAGGTTCCGATGGGCGCCATGTGGACGCAGACGCTCAGCACCAACAATGTTCAGTACAACTACAACGCCGACGATCGTGAGTCCGCGTCAGTGGCCCATATCTATGGGCAGAACCTGACTGCGGCCGAGTCCATGACAGCTGCCGCCGATCCCTGGGCCTGGTCCCCCGCGACGCTCAAGCCAACCGCAGATCAGGAGTTCCTCAACGGCATCAACCGCTTCTTCATCCACGAATCAGCTCACCAGCCGCTGCTGAACAAGAAACCGGGGCTCACGCTCGGGCCTTTCGGTCAGTGGTTCAACCGCAATGAAACATGGGCTGGCGAAGCCAGCCCATGGATTCGCTACCTGGCCCGCAACAGCTATATGCTTCAGCAGGGCCGCTTCGCTGCGGACATACTCTATTACTACGGTCAGGACACCAACCTCACCGCGCTTTATCACGACCGCTCGCCCAACCTGCCCAATGGGTACGACTTCGACTACGCCGACGCCGATGCCCTTCTGCATGTGCTCGGCGTCAACGCTGCCGGCGAAATCACTACCCCAGGCAAAGTCACCTATCGCATCCTTGGCCTCAACCAGAACAGTCGTCACATGTCACTGCCAGTGCTGGAGGCCATCCATCGGCTTGTCATGCAGGGCGCCACCGTCGCCGGACCCAAACCCACCAGTGACCCCAGCCTCTCCGACGACCAGGCGCAATTTCATGCCCTCGCAGATCAGCTCTTCGGGGATGGAACCGGCATTCACCATCTCGGCAAAGGCACCGTCTATGCCGGGTCCACCGTCGCCGAAGCACTTGTTGCCATGCAGGCCGCGCCCGACTTCGACTGCATCCCAACCGTGCCGGGTGCCAATGTCAAATTCATCCATCGCAAACTGCCCGACGGCGACATCTACTTCCTTGACAACCGCAGCGATGCCCCCGCCACGGTTGAGGCCAGCTTCCGCGTAGACGGGCGCATCCCCGCGCTCTGGCACTCTGACACCGGCAGCATCGACTCCGTCAGCTACACCATTGCCAACGGCCGAACCACCCTTCCGCTACACTTCGCACCGTGGGGAACTGTCTTTGTCGTTTTTCGCGGCCATACCACCAAGCACTCCTGGACGGCGCCCGCCCGGGACACCGAGCAACTGGCGACCCTTCACGGACCCTGGAAAGTCAACTTCCCGCCAGACTGGGGCGCGCCGCCGTCCATCACACTCGACACGCTGGCCTCATGGAGCGATAACCCCGATTCCGGCGTCAAATATTTCTCCGGAACCGGCACTTATACCCGCACGCTCCAGGCGCCGGCATCCTGGTTCCGGCACGGCGCACATATCTGGATCAATCTGGGAGTCGTCAGGAATCTGGCCGAGGTCTCCGTCAACGGCGAGTCCCTCGGCATCGTGTGGCACACTCCCTACCGCCTCGACGCCACCTCAGCCCTGCACCCCGGCAGCAACACCCTCACCATCCGGGTCACCAACGCATGGGCGAATCGCATCATTGGAGATCAGCAGCCCAACGCGGCGAAAAAGTACACCTTCACCGACTACCATCCCTACCACGCAAATTCACCCTTGCAGCCCTCCGGTCTGCTGGGGCCGGTGACCGTCGACTCCGTCACGACGCGCTAG
- the cas2 gene encoding CRISPR-associated endonuclease Cas2, producing MFLAIVSYDVCTRTPEGRRRLRQVARACEDYGQRVQNSVFECWVSSENFLMLRKRLVDIMDAGEDSVRIYFLGERWKGRVEHLGVKSVLDPQGPLIL from the coding sequence TTGTTCCTCGCAATCGTAAGCTACGATGTATGCACTAGAACCCCGGAAGGGAGGCGTCGGCTTCGCCAGGTAGCCCGAGCCTGCGAAGACTATGGTCAGCGCGTTCAGAACTCCGTATTCGAATGCTGGGTAAGCAGCGAAAACTTCCTCATGCTGCGCAAACGTCTGGTCGATATCATGGACGCTGGTGAGGACAGTGTGCGCATCTATTTCCTTGGCGAGCGGTGGAAGGGACGAGTGGAGCATCTGGGCGTCAAGTCAGTTCTCGACCCCCAGGGCCCGCTGATCCTCTAG
- the cas1c gene encoding type I-C CRISPR-associated endonuclease Cas1c — MRPLLNTLFVTTQGSYLSRDGLTVSISVEREVRARVPIHTLNSIVCFGVVTCSPFVLQLASENGVSLVHLTEHGRFIARMQGRTQGNVLLRRTQFRTADDMSASARIARSILIGKVSNARTVLQRGARESESEVARERLEHAALRLARLMPDLARADDLDTLRGFEGDAAAIYFGAFDALIADPSDAFRFTGRSRRPPLDNVNALLSFLYALLASDVAAALETVGLDPQVGFLHRDRPGRASLALDLMEELRAPVADRVALSLINRRQVRSSGFERGDTGGITMADATRKAVLAEWQSRKTEEIRHPFLNEVVPIGLLPYVQSLLLARYLRGDLDGYPPMLWK, encoded by the coding sequence ATGAGGCCGTTACTCAATACATTGTTCGTTACCACGCAAGGGTCATATCTCTCCCGCGATGGGCTCACCGTGTCGATCTCTGTAGAGCGCGAGGTCCGGGCGCGTGTACCCATCCACACGCTGAACTCGATTGTGTGCTTCGGGGTTGTGACCTGCAGTCCTTTTGTTCTTCAGTTGGCATCAGAGAACGGCGTGTCGCTTGTACACCTTACAGAACATGGCCGCTTCATAGCGCGCATGCAGGGACGCACCCAGGGAAACGTTCTGCTCCGGCGGACGCAATTCCGTACGGCGGATGACATGAGTGCATCTGCACGGATCGCACGTTCCATCCTGATTGGGAAGGTAAGCAATGCTCGAACCGTGCTACAGCGCGGTGCCCGGGAGAGCGAATCGGAAGTCGCCCGGGAGAGACTCGAACACGCCGCCTTGCGTCTCGCCCGGTTGATGCCTGATCTGGCCCGGGCGGACGACCTGGATACGCTCCGCGGCTTTGAAGGAGATGCGGCCGCAATTTACTTCGGCGCCTTCGACGCGCTCATAGCCGATCCTTCGGACGCATTTCGCTTTACGGGCCGCAGCCGCCGTCCTCCGCTCGATAATGTAAATGCGCTGCTTTCGTTTCTTTATGCTCTGCTGGCGAGCGATGTAGCGGCAGCCTTGGAGACCGTTGGGCTGGATCCACAGGTAGGCTTCCTTCATCGTGACAGACCGGGACGCGCAAGCCTCGCGCTTGACTTGATGGAGGAGCTCCGCGCTCCTGTTGCAGACCGCGTTGCCCTCAGCCTCATCAACCGCAGACAGGTGCGATCCTCCGGGTTTGAACGTGGCGATACAGGCGGCATAACAATGGCAGATGCTACCCGGAAAGCGGTCCTTGCAGAGTGGCAATCGAGAAAGACCGAAGAGATTCGGCACCCGTTTCTGAACGAAGTTGTTCCGATAGGACTCTTGCCGTACGTACAAAGTCTTCTGCTGGCCCGGTATCTTCGCGGCGATCTTGATGGCTATCCACCCATGTTGTGGAAGTAA
- the cas4 gene encoding CRISPR-associated protein Cas4 yields the protein MATTPDSLYDEDDLLPLSGLAHMAFCERRWALVHVEQQWAENRYTVEGEQGHERAHSGIPESRPDLLIRRTLPLRSLRLGLSGQSDVVEFHPSTQPNAISLDGHAGRWQPVPVEFKRSRDKAGSIAYRLQLCAQAMCLEEMLSTSVIEGAIFDVSTRRREAVIFPAAVRREVERLAARMHSMRRGGKTPSAVPKPACRKCSLMDTCLPGLKMGNPQTEPVARYLQRAIKEHTI from the coding sequence GTGGCTACTACCCCGGACAGCCTATACGACGAGGACGACCTGCTGCCGCTCTCAGGATTGGCTCACATGGCCTTCTGCGAGCGGCGGTGGGCGCTCGTTCACGTGGAGCAGCAGTGGGCAGAGAACCGCTATACCGTCGAAGGCGAGCAGGGCCATGAGCGCGCCCATAGCGGAATTCCGGAGAGCCGCCCCGATCTGCTGATCCGTCGCACGCTTCCCCTACGCTCGCTTCGCCTCGGCCTCTCCGGGCAAAGCGATGTCGTGGAATTTCATCCATCCACGCAGCCGAACGCAATTTCCCTCGACGGGCACGCAGGCCGATGGCAGCCGGTTCCGGTGGAGTTCAAGCGCAGCCGCGACAAGGCAGGCAGCATCGCTTACCGCCTTCAGCTTTGCGCACAGGCCATGTGCCTGGAAGAAATGCTTTCAACCTCGGTCATAGAAGGTGCCATCTTCGACGTGAGTACGCGCCGGCGTGAAGCTGTCATCTTCCCGGCGGCCGTGCGGCGTGAGGTGGAGCGGCTTGCAGCCCGTATGCATTCCATGCGGCGAGGCGGCAAAACGCCTTCCGCCGTGCCTAAGCCGGCCTGCAGGAAATGCTCCCTGATGGATACGTGTTTGCCCGGACTGAAGATGGGCAATCCGCAGACTGAGCCCGTGGCCAGATACCTGCAACGTGCCATAAAGGAACACACCATATGA
- the cas7c gene encoding type I-C CRISPR-associated protein Cas7/Csd2, which translates to MSTLQNRYDFVYYFDCLDGNPNGDPDADNQPRTDPETNEGLVSDVCLKRKVRDYVFHSKQKDGAQEHGFDIFVLSGNTLESRQRMPYDHLKLDSKDKSSSNIGQARAWMCQNFFDIRAFGAVMSTTDFNCGQVRGPVQFTFARSVDPVFTTEHTISRQAFTGEKDIKNSNGTFGKKHTLAYGLYRMHGFINPVFADIGPDPAKAKGTGFTEDDLALLWKALGGMFDLDHSAARGLMSPRELIVFKHASRLGEAPAQHLFERVSTRKKDGVTVPRSFEDYDLTTPPAGALAGHNVEVLYPLRRV; encoded by the coding sequence GTGAGCACTCTACAAAACCGCTACGATTTCGTGTACTACTTCGACTGCCTTGACGGAAACCCGAACGGCGATCCGGATGCAGACAACCAGCCTCGCACCGATCCCGAAACCAACGAGGGACTCGTCTCCGACGTGTGCCTGAAGCGCAAGGTACGTGACTACGTCTTTCATTCAAAACAGAAGGATGGCGCCCAGGAGCATGGGTTCGACATTTTTGTCCTGTCTGGGAACACGCTGGAAAGTCGGCAGCGGATGCCCTACGATCACCTGAAGCTCGACAGCAAAGATAAGAGCTCCTCGAACATCGGGCAGGCTCGCGCCTGGATGTGCCAGAACTTTTTCGACATCCGTGCATTTGGCGCGGTGATGTCCACCACGGACTTCAACTGTGGTCAGGTGCGCGGACCCGTCCAGTTCACCTTCGCACGTTCGGTCGATCCGGTTTTCACCACGGAGCACACCATCTCCCGCCAGGCATTCACAGGCGAAAAGGATATCAAGAACAGCAACGGCACCTTCGGCAAGAAGCACACCCTCGCCTACGGTCTTTACCGCATGCACGGCTTCATCAATCCGGTGTTTGCTGACATAGGTCCGGACCCTGCAAAGGCAAAGGGAACCGGCTTTACGGAAGACGATCTTGCTCTACTGTGGAAGGCGCTCGGCGGCATGTTCGATCTCGACCACTCCGCGGCACGCGGCCTGATGAGCCCGCGCGAACTGATTGTGTTCAAGCATGCGTCACGGCTCGGGGAGGCTCCCGCACAGCATCTGTTCGAAAGGGTTTCCACAAGAAAGAAGGACGGCGTTACTGTCCCGCGCAGCTTTGAGGATTACGACCTCACCACGCCTCCCGCGGGAGCACTCGCGGGCCACAATGTGGAAGTCCTATACCCGTTGCGGCGCGTGTAG